The following proteins come from a genomic window of Gammaproteobacteria bacterium:
- a CDS encoding Mrp/NBP35 family ATP-binding protein, whose product MSQQNLIEAVTNALSAVRHPASGRDIVSSGRVQQLEVDEEGQVRFAFQLKPDDPGSLVKSARTAAGGVRGVSGVRVNVQLPKSAPPRPAAPAGSSPPAGAPSPPPAPAGRSPLVPGSVPAPTPRPGILADTRYVVAVSSGKGGVGKSMVTTNLAAALARRRLRVGLLDADIYGPNIPVMFGERRRPSVSGGKGKEMIEPLQAHGVKLMSLGFLLADEQPAIMRGPLIAGVLKQFLEQVRWGTLDVMLVDMPPGTGDAQLSLVQSVNLDGAVMVTTPQGVSTTDVRRGIKMFERVNTRIIGVIENMSGMACPHCGEPVDVFGTGGGEALAREQGVPFLGAVPLDPAVRRSGDDGLPTVVGRPESPVAQALNRICDQVVVALREGTG is encoded by the coding sequence ATGTCGCAGCAAAATCTCATCGAAGCGGTAACGAACGCCCTGTCCGCGGTACGGCACCCGGCCAGCGGGCGTGACATCGTCTCCAGCGGACGCGTTCAGCAGCTCGAAGTCGACGAAGAAGGGCAGGTGCGTTTCGCCTTCCAGCTCAAGCCGGACGACCCTGGATCGCTGGTGAAGTCCGCCCGCACCGCCGCCGGGGGCGTGCGCGGCGTCTCGGGGGTGCGGGTCAACGTCCAGCTCCCCAAGAGCGCGCCGCCGCGGCCCGCAGCCCCGGCAGGTTCCTCGCCGCCCGCGGGCGCGCCTTCGCCGCCTCCCGCGCCTGCGGGGCGCTCGCCCCTCGTTCCCGGCTCGGTACCCGCGCCGACCCCCCGGCCGGGCATCCTCGCCGACACCCGCTACGTGGTGGCGGTGAGCTCGGGCAAGGGAGGCGTGGGCAAGTCGATGGTCACCACCAACCTCGCCGCCGCGCTCGCGCGTCGCCGCCTGCGGGTCGGACTTCTGGACGCCGACATCTACGGCCCGAACATCCCTGTCATGTTCGGGGAGCGCCGCCGGCCGAGCGTGTCCGGCGGCAAGGGCAAGGAGATGATCGAGCCGCTCCAGGCCCATGGCGTCAAGCTGATGAGCCTCGGATTCCTGCTCGCCGACGAACAGCCGGCGATCATGCGCGGCCCGCTGATCGCGGGCGTCCTGAAGCAGTTCCTGGAGCAGGTGCGCTGGGGCACCCTGGATGTCATGCTTGTCGACATGCCCCCGGGCACCGGCGATGCCCAGCTGTCGCTGGTGCAGAGCGTCAACCTCGACGGGGCCGTCATGGTCACCACCCCGCAGGGTGTGTCCACCACCGACGTCCGGCGCGGCATCAAGATGTTCGAGCGCGTCAACACGCGGATCATCGGCGTAATAGAGAACATGAGCGGGATGGCCTGTCCGCACTGCGGCGAACCGGTGGACGTGTTCGGCACGGGCGGAGGGGAGGCTCTGGCAAGGGAGCAGGGCGTACCCTTCCTGGGCGCCGTGCCGCTGGACCCCGCGGTTCGGCGGTCGGGCGACGACGGGCTGCCCACCGTGGTGGGCCGGCCGGAGTCGCCGGTTGCGCAGGCCCTGAACCGAATCTGCGACCAGGTGGTGGTGGCGTTGCGCGAGGGGACCGGTTGA
- a CDS encoding NifU family protein, with the protein MLATEKIEEVLETVRPAIRQDGGDVELIDYDEAEGVVMLRLMGACETCPISMLTLREGIERRLKDRVPGVTRVAAV; encoded by the coding sequence ATGCTGGCGACGGAGAAGATCGAGGAGGTCCTCGAGACCGTGAGACCCGCGATCCGGCAGGATGGGGGCGACGTCGAGCTGATCGACTACGACGAGGCGGAAGGGGTGGTCATGCTTCGCCTCATGGGCGCGTGCGAGACCTGTCCGATCTCCATGCTCACTCTGAGAGAAGGCATCGAACGGCGCCTGAAGGACCGGGTTCCGGGGGTTACCAGGGTAGCCGCCGTCTGA
- a CDS encoding lysylphosphatidylglycerol synthase domain-containing protein yields MAGLHHPDRAARGQRGPHLVGPPRDAECETLKKWLSLAARVALTVIVTWFILDRVGLSVAELREWQDVLARPRLLPLVGATLLLLAAYGLSGLIWGGVVTGLGGPRLSAGDAVSIFMIANMGRYVPGKVWSVAGMAALAKGKGVPVAVSATSAVIVQGTGLLAAGAIGLGAFVGGPVPLPRWGLAGAGVAAGLLVLVLAVPSLFRAAVALWFRIVRTAAPANLTAALVLRWLLQVALAWVAMGASFWILAASLGMELSPVHAGSAFAAAYVAGYLMLFAPAGVGVREGFLVAILAPALGSGPATVLAIAARLWMTAAEVIPAAILWGLHQRSLSRAEPKRG; encoded by the coding sequence CTGGCTGGGCTTCATCATCCTGACCGGGCTGCTCGCGGCCAACGCGGTCCGCATCTGGTCGGCCCGCCGCGCGACGCGGAGTGCGAAACCCTGAAGAAGTGGCTTTCGCTGGCGGCGCGCGTCGCCCTCACGGTCATTGTCACCTGGTTCATCCTCGATCGGGTGGGGCTGTCGGTGGCCGAACTAAGGGAGTGGCAGGATGTGCTCGCCCGTCCGCGGCTGCTTCCGCTCGTCGGCGCGACGTTGCTCCTGCTCGCCGCCTACGGCCTGAGTGGCCTGATCTGGGGCGGAGTGGTGACCGGGCTGGGCGGGCCGCGGCTTTCTGCGGGCGACGCCGTGAGCATCTTCATGATCGCCAACATGGGCCGGTACGTGCCGGGAAAGGTCTGGTCGGTCGCCGGGATGGCCGCGCTGGCGAAGGGGAAGGGGGTTCCTGTGGCAGTCTCGGCCACCTCCGCGGTGATCGTGCAGGGCACAGGGCTGCTGGCCGCCGGCGCAATCGGGCTCGGCGCATTCGTCGGAGGACCCGTGCCGCTGCCGCGCTGGGGACTCGCCGGCGCCGGGGTGGCGGCCGGCCTGCTCGTGCTCGTGCTTGCCGTTCCCTCCCTGTTCCGCGCGGCGGTTGCGCTGTGGTTTCGCATCGTCCGCACCGCCGCTCCCGCGAACCTCACCGCCGCTCTGGTGCTGCGCTGGCTGTTGCAGGTCGCGCTGGCCTGGGTGGCCATGGGCGCATCCTTCTGGATCCTGGCCGCGAGTCTGGGCATGGAACTGTCGCCCGTGCACGCCGGCTCGGCTTTCGCGGCGGCGTACGTGGCGGGCTACCTGATGCTCTTCGCGCCGGCGGGAGTCGGCGTTCGCGAAGGATTCCTGGTCGCCATCCTCGCCCCTGCACTCGGGAGCGGACCGGCCACCGTGCTCGCGATCGCCGCCCGGCTATGGATGACCGCGGCTGAGGTGATCCCCGCCGCCATCCTGTGGGGGCTCCATCAGCGGTCGCTGTCGCGGGCCGAGCCGAAGCGAGGTTGA
- a CDS encoding glycosyltransferase family 2 protein, with product MAYRVLRDHLDRARPTRGARGNATLRPGQNLKPEIQQARRDFAVVIPAFNEAPVVPDLVRELRDAFQEFHLDGEVVLVDDGSTDGTAEVARREAADWDGFRVVRHRRNRGKTEAMVTGVNATDRRCIILFDADLQHSPRDIPRFLEKLDEGWDIVSGRRIGHYDKAAVSEIYNRMSRLLFRVPVTHLNSAMKGFRREILDGLTLRHDWHRFFVVLAHGRGATVTEIDIKLYDRRAGESKYQGLWRVVIGVTDLASVAFLVFFSRKPLLLFGASGLALAALGGLVAAGALYLRYLHPALGFEPYVPPFGYRLLIQLVVLLETLGFLLAGFGLVSEQIAHVRHEIEALRRQLAGGTRDDAGSGPAATGDG from the coding sequence GTGGCGTACCGTGTCCTGCGAGACCATCTTGACCGCGCTCGCCCAACGCGCGGCGCACGCGGCAACGCCACCCTCCGACCGGGGCAGAATCTGAAACCGGAGATCCAGCAGGCCAGAAGGGACTTCGCGGTCGTCATTCCCGCATTCAACGAGGCCCCCGTGGTCCCCGACCTGGTGCGCGAACTGCGGGACGCATTCCAGGAGTTCCATCTCGACGGTGAAGTCGTGCTCGTGGACGACGGGTCCACCGACGGCACGGCGGAGGTGGCCCGCCGCGAGGCGGCGGACTGGGACGGGTTTCGCGTCGTCCGCCATCGGCGCAACCGGGGCAAGACCGAAGCGATGGTCACCGGTGTCAACGCCACCGATCGTCGCTGCATCATCCTCTTCGACGCCGATCTGCAGCACTCCCCGCGCGACATCCCCCGCTTCCTGGAGAAGCTCGACGAAGGGTGGGACATCGTCTCCGGGCGGCGCATCGGCCACTACGACAAGGCGGCGGTGTCCGAGATCTACAACCGCATGTCGCGCCTGCTGTTCCGTGTGCCCGTCACCCACCTCAACTCAGCCATGAAGGGGTTTCGGCGGGAGATCCTGGACGGGCTCACGCTCAGGCACGACTGGCATCGTTTCTTCGTTGTGCTGGCGCACGGGCGCGGGGCCACGGTCACCGAAATCGACATCAAGCTCTACGACCGCAGGGCGGGCGAATCCAAGTACCAGGGGCTGTGGCGCGTGGTGATCGGCGTTACCGACCTGGCATCCGTCGCCTTTCTGGTGTTCTTTTCGCGCAAGCCGCTGCTGCTGTTCGGTGCTTCCGGACTGGCTCTGGCGGCACTGGGAGGACTGGTTGCGGCGGGCGCCCTCTACCTGCGTTACCTGCATCCGGCGCTGGGATTCGAGCCCTACGTGCCCCCGTTCGGCTACCGTCTGCTGATCCAGTTGGTGGTCTTGCTGGAGACGCTCGGGTTCCTTCTGGCAGGATTCGGCCTGGTCAGCGAGCAGATCGCCCACGTCCGGCACGAGATCGAGGCGCTGCGACGCCAGTTGGCTGGCGGGACACGCGATGATGCAGGGTCCGGGCCCGCGGCTACCGGGGACGGTTGA
- the pruA gene encoding L-glutamate gamma-semialdehyde dehydrogenase: MSMAGTVRVPPPVNEPVFDYAPGDPERAALKSKLAEMSGQEIEIPLIIGGEEVRTGELAACILPHDHGHVVARYHLAGPAEVEAAVQAAMEARRDWASWPWEARASVFLTAADLLADRWRSTINAATMLGQSKTCHQAEIDAACETIDFFRFNAHFAQQIYSEQPHSPGGIWNWADYRPLDGFVYAVSPFNFTAIGGNLTASPALMGNSVVWKPSHSAIYSNYFVMRVFEEAGLPPGVINFVPGDPRMVTRVVMGSEDFGGIHFTGSTDVFRSLWQGAAGNLPHYRSYPRIVGETGGKDFLIAHPSADAEALVTAMLRGAFEYQGQKCSALSRAYIPESLWERIGDQLVEETEGITMGDPADFGNFMSAVIHRQSFDKIAGYIEGARNSNEAEILAGGEADDSRGYFIRPTVIRAHRPDYRTMCEEIFGPVLSVFVYPDRMWSETLEQVDGTSPYGLTGAVFARDRRAVEDALHALRFAAGNFYVNDKPTGAVVGQQPFGGGRASGTNDKAGSKLNLLRWVSPRSVKETFAPPTRYRYPFMAS, encoded by the coding sequence ATGTCCATGGCCGGAACCGTCCGCGTCCCTCCGCCCGTCAACGAACCCGTCTTCGACTACGCGCCCGGTGACCCCGAGCGCGCGGCTCTCAAGAGCAAGCTGGCCGAGATGTCGGGCCAGGAGATCGAGATTCCGCTGATCATCGGCGGCGAGGAGGTGCGGACCGGCGAGCTGGCCGCCTGCATCCTTCCGCACGACCACGGCCACGTGGTGGCGCGCTACCACCTGGCGGGCCCGGCCGAGGTCGAGGCCGCCGTGCAGGCGGCCATGGAGGCGCGCCGTGACTGGGCGTCCTGGCCCTGGGAGGCGCGCGCCTCCGTGTTCCTGACCGCGGCCGACCTCCTCGCCGACCGGTGGCGGTCGACGATCAACGCGGCCACCATGCTCGGCCAGAGCAAGACCTGCCACCAGGCGGAGATCGACGCCGCCTGCGAGACCATCGACTTCTTCCGCTTCAACGCCCACTTCGCCCAGCAGATCTATTCCGAACAGCCGCACTCACCCGGCGGCATCTGGAACTGGGCCGACTACCGGCCGCTGGACGGCTTCGTCTACGCGGTGTCGCCGTTCAACTTCACCGCGATCGGGGGGAACCTGACGGCTTCGCCGGCCCTCATGGGCAATTCCGTGGTCTGGAAGCCATCGCACAGCGCCATCTACTCCAACTATTTCGTGATGCGCGTCTTCGAGGAGGCCGGACTGCCCCCCGGGGTGATCAACTTCGTGCCCGGCGACCCCCGGATGGTGACGCGGGTGGTGATGGGGAGCGAGGACTTCGGGGGCATCCACTTCACCGGCTCAACGGACGTATTCCGCTCGCTCTGGCAGGGGGCGGCGGGCAACCTGCCCCACTACCGTTCGTACCCGCGCATCGTCGGCGAAACCGGGGGCAAGGACTTCCTTATCGCGCACCCGTCCGCCGACGCCGAGGCACTCGTGACCGCGATGCTGCGCGGGGCCTTCGAGTACCAGGGCCAGAAGTGCAGCGCCCTGTCGCGCGCCTACATCCCGGAGAGTCTCTGGGAACGGATCGGCGACCAGCTCGTGGAAGAGACCGAGGGCATCACCATGGGCGATCCCGCCGACTTCGGGAACTTCATGAGCGCCGTGATCCACCGGCAGTCCTTCGACAAGATCGCCGGGTACATCGAGGGTGCGAGGAACTCGAACGAGGCCGAGATTCTGGCCGGCGGGGAGGCGGACGACAGCAGGGGATACTTCATCCGCCCGACCGTGATCCGCGCGCACCGGCCCGACTACCGAACCATGTGCGAGGAGATCTTCGGTCCGGTGCTGAGCGTGTTCGTCTACCCCGACCGCATGTGGAGCGAGACCCTGGAGCAGGTCGACGGAACCTCTCCCTACGGGCTCACGGGGGCGGTGTTCGCGCGCGACCGCAGGGCCGTGGAGGACGCGCTCCACGCGCTCCGCTTCGCGGCCGGCAACTTCTATGTGAACGACAAGCCCACGGGGGCGGTCGTGGGCCAGCAGCCCTTCGGCGGCGGCCGGGCGAGCGGCACCAACGACAAGGCCGGGTCGAAGCTCAACCTGCTGCGCTGGGTCTCGCCCCGCAGCGTCAAGGAGACCTTCGCCCCTCCGACCCGGTACCGCTATCCGTTCATGGCGTCCTGA
- the proC gene encoding pyrroline-5-carboxylate reductase: MDTTRSNGPSVAFIGAGAMGAAMIGGLAGGDDIDRAHMIASDRNEDRLALVRDQFGVRTTLCNREAARDADVVVLAVKPQVLPGVLSELQGGIRRDALTLSIVAGASIGTIASLLKHRAIVRTMPNTPAQVGEGMTVWTATPEVSPEQRAQAGTIVGSLGRQLFVDDERFLDIATAISGTGPAYVFLMMEALIDAAVHLGFSRKDARELVVQTIRGAAIYAEHQTVHPAELRNRVTSPGGTTAEALYQLEKGGFRTIMSKAVHAAFQRSVALGEMSTQA; the protein is encoded by the coding sequence ATGGACACAACACGGTCGAACGGGCCGAGCGTGGCCTTTATCGGTGCCGGAGCCATGGGCGCGGCAATGATCGGCGGCCTTGCGGGGGGCGACGACATCGATCGGGCCCACATGATCGCGAGCGACCGAAACGAGGACCGGCTCGCGCTGGTGCGGGACCAGTTCGGGGTCCGGACCACCCTGTGCAACCGCGAGGCGGCCCGGGACGCGGACGTCGTCGTCCTGGCGGTCAAGCCGCAGGTCCTGCCCGGCGTGCTCTCGGAGCTTCAGGGCGGGATCCGGCGGGACGCGCTGACGCTGTCGATCGTGGCCGGCGCCTCCATCGGCACCATCGCCTCGCTGCTCAAGCACCGCGCCATCGTACGCACCATGCCCAACACGCCGGCCCAGGTCGGGGAGGGCATGACCGTGTGGACGGCGACCCCGGAGGTCTCGCCGGAGCAGAGGGCGCAGGCAGGAACCATCGTCGGGTCGCTGGGGCGACAGCTGTTCGTCGACGACGAGCGGTTCCTCGACATCGCGACGGCCATCAGCGGCACCGGACCGGCCTACGTGTTTCTCATGATGGAGGCGCTGATCGACGCGGCCGTTCATCTCGGGTTCTCGCGCAAGGACGCGCGCGAACTCGTGGTGCAGACCATCCGCGGCGCGGCGATCTACGCCGAGCACCAGACCGTCCATCCAGCCGAGCTGCGCAACCGCGTGACCTCACCCGGAGGCACCACGGCCGAGGCGCTGTACCAGCTTGAGAAGGGCGGTTTCCGCACCATCATGTCCAAGGCGGTGCACGCGGCGTTCCAGCGCAGCGTGGCCCTGGGCGAGATGAGCACGCAGGCGTAG
- a CDS encoding penicillin acylase family protein, with protein sequence MLAGLEQPVEILRDSLGVPHVWAGSLADAVFAQGYLHATDRLWQLEMFRRVAQGRLSELFGEETLDADRFLRALGLARAGRETAVSEGTRALVEAYARGVNAAMAGWRGLLPPEFVLLRAGFETWELEHSLAVEKIMAWDLSQYGVSMSLAGARATAGDEAVLELLPSYPDWGVTILQDGPVARADGGVPGDTGVSGGGGIASGPVAPPAALPPAVSGDVIASARMPAAARTALEAASIFRASNSWVVGGSRTATGMPLLANDMHLGLDHPNIWYLIGLHAPGLDVVGQSLPGAPGVAAGHTAGVAWGFTNAMVDDSDFFIERVDPADTTRYLTPEGSEPFRVREESIRVRGREEPVRMVVRETRHGPVMTSVDPVPGGELLSFRWGAHDPSTTFDGILAMNLANSAGELIAALALFTSPYQNVVFADTAGDFGYQLAGAVPLRRSGRPSLLPVPGWTGEHDWTGTLPYERNPRLLNPASGFIATANNRQGRDSLSLLISPDRWEDPYRAQRITELIEARSDHDAESMRAIQLDVRSAFIARYRDRAAGAFRRAGLDSLAAALEAWDGRATVESTEATLFHAWADALGAALRARFYAASGGFGYFPQYMVGRALDAGGAGVDSLAGQAALEAAEASGRPWGEVHLLRISHPFQDVPLIGGLLGFGRRGLPRPGDDYTVDAAPFEGNVPLFEVTAGPSQRSVADLGDLGRGGGFILPGGQSGRPANRHSWDQLERWQHGELWRLPLDRSEVEARTVSRLVLLPG encoded by the coding sequence GTGCTTGCCGGCCTGGAGCAGCCGGTGGAGATCCTGCGCGACTCCCTGGGCGTGCCCCACGTGTGGGCGGGTTCGCTGGCCGACGCGGTCTTCGCGCAGGGGTATCTGCACGCGACGGACCGCCTCTGGCAACTGGAGATGTTCCGCCGCGTCGCCCAGGGACGTCTGAGCGAGCTGTTCGGCGAGGAAACCCTGGATGCCGACCGCTTCCTGCGCGCGCTGGGCCTCGCGCGGGCGGGGCGCGAGACGGCCGTCAGCGAAGGGACCCGGGCGCTGGTGGAGGCGTACGCCCGCGGGGTGAACGCGGCCATGGCCGGATGGCGCGGTCTCCTGCCGCCCGAGTTCGTCCTGCTGCGCGCCGGCTTCGAGACCTGGGAGCTCGAGCACTCGCTCGCGGTCGAGAAGATCATGGCCTGGGACCTGTCACAGTACGGGGTCTCGATGTCGCTGGCGGGCGCGCGCGCCACCGCGGGAGACGAAGCCGTTCTGGAGTTGCTGCCGTCCTATCCGGACTGGGGGGTGACGATTCTGCAGGATGGCCCGGTGGCGCGCGCAGATGGCGGAGTTCCCGGCGATACCGGCGTATCCGGGGGTGGCGGGATCGCCAGCGGTCCCGTCGCGCCGCCGGCCGCTCTGCCCCCCGCCGTCTCCGGCGACGTGATCGCGTCGGCGCGCATGCCCGCGGCCGCCCGCACCGCGCTGGAAGCGGCGAGCATCTTCCGTGCCTCGAACTCCTGGGTCGTCGGAGGCTCCCGCACCGCGACCGGAATGCCCCTGCTCGCCAACGACATGCACCTGGGCCTGGACCACCCCAACATCTGGTACCTCATCGGGCTGCACGCGCCCGGCCTGGATGTCGTCGGACAGAGCCTGCCGGGCGCGCCCGGCGTGGCCGCGGGACACACCGCCGGCGTTGCATGGGGCTTCACCAACGCGATGGTGGATGACTCCGACTTCTTCATCGAACGGGTGGACCCTGCCGACACCACGCGCTACCTGACGCCGGAGGGGAGCGAGCCGTTCCGGGTGCGGGAGGAATCGATCCGGGTGCGCGGGCGCGAAGAGCCGGTGCGCATGGTGGTGCGCGAAACTCGCCACGGCCCCGTCATGACATCCGTGGATCCGGTGCCGGGAGGCGAACTGCTGTCGTTCCGCTGGGGCGCGCACGACCCGTCGACGACCTTCGACGGGATCCTGGCGATGAACCTCGCCAATTCCGCCGGCGAACTGATCGCCGCGCTGGCCCTCTTCACCAGCCCCTACCAGAACGTGGTCTTCGCCGACACCGCCGGCGACTTCGGCTACCAGCTCGCCGGGGCCGTTCCCCTGCGCCGCTCGGGCCGTCCGTCCCTCCTCCCGGTGCCCGGCTGGACCGGTGAACACGACTGGACCGGGACGCTGCCCTACGAGCGCAATCCCCGGCTGCTCAACCCGGCGTCCGGCTTTATCGCGACGGCCAACAACCGCCAGGGCCGGGACTCGCTGTCGCTGCTGATCTCCCCGGACCGCTGGGAGGACCCGTACCGCGCCCAGCGCATCACCGAGCTGATCGAGGCGCGGAGCGACCACGACGCGGAGTCGATGAGGGCCATTCAACTGGATGTCCGGAGCGCCTTCATCGCCCGCTACCGCGACCGGGCGGCCGGCGCCTTTCGGCGCGCGGGGCTGGACAGCCTCGCCGCCGCGCTCGAAGCCTGGGATGGCCGCGCGACCGTGGAGAGCACGGAGGCGACGCTCTTCCACGCCTGGGCGGACGCGCTCGGGGCTGCGCTGCGCGCCCGCTTCTACGCGGCTTCAGGCGGTTTCGGCTATTTCCCGCAGTACATGGTGGGGCGGGCGCTCGACGCCGGCGGGGCCGGGGTGGACTCCCTGGCCGGGCAGGCCGCGCTCGAGGCGGCCGAGGCGAGCGGTCGACCTTGGGGGGAGGTCCACCTCCTGCGCATCTCGCATCCCTTTCAGGACGTGCCGCTGATCGGCGGACTGCTGGGCTTCGGCCGGCGCGGTCTTCCCCGGCCGGGCGACGACTACACGGTCGACGCCGCCCCGTTCGAGGGCAACGTCCCCCTGTTCGAGGTCACCGCCGGGCCCAGCCAGCGTTCCGTCGCCGACCTGGGAGACCTCGGCCGCGGGGGTGGATTCATCCTGCCCGGAGGGCAGTCCGGCCGTCCCGCCAACCGCCACAGTTGGGACCAGCTGGAGCGCTGGCAGCACGGCGAACTGTGGCGTCTGCCGCTCGACCGGTCGGAGGTGGAGGCACGCACGGTCTCCCGGCTGGTACTCCTGCCGGGGTAG
- a CDS encoding PLP-dependent aspartate aminotransferase family protein, whose amino-acid sequence MKSVSEERTNDSPEVREAWGPGTLGVHAGAPEPRPGEAVVLPVVQSSTFFWNAPGDAPELRYSRYGNNPNQVAVAKKLAALEGTEASLAVASGMAATALPVLALTRAGDHVVASKHLYGATATLLADEMPHRGVTTTFVDPDETCAWESAMRDNTRILFLETPTNPVMRVFDPRIPVRLARQAGAVTMMDATFASPVNLRPARLGVDVVIHSATKYLGGHSDLIAGVVSGSRELVERVQRMLVLYGPALDPHAAWLLERGIKTLSVRMARHNRSGLELAAWLEGRPGVSRVSYPGLASHPDRALAGELLDGFGGMVGFVLESGGAGADAFCRSLEVARVAPSLGGVETLVSQPRFTSHIGLTPEERTQAGIPDGFVRVSVGLEEVRDLQRDFSRALEASR is encoded by the coding sequence ATGAAGAGCGTCTCGGAGGAGAGAACGAACGATTCGCCGGAGGTGCGGGAGGCCTGGGGTCCGGGCACGCTGGGTGTCCACGCCGGCGCCCCCGAGCCGCGTCCCGGCGAAGCCGTCGTACTGCCCGTGGTCCAGAGCTCCACCTTCTTCTGGAACGCGCCCGGCGATGCGCCCGAGCTGCGCTACTCCCGGTACGGCAACAACCCGAATCAGGTCGCCGTGGCGAAGAAGCTGGCGGCGCTCGAGGGCACCGAAGCCTCGCTGGCCGTGGCAAGCGGGATGGCGGCCACCGCGCTTCCCGTTCTCGCCCTGACCCGCGCCGGGGACCACGTCGTTGCCTCGAAGCACCTGTACGGCGCCACCGCCACGTTGCTCGCCGATGAGATGCCGCACCGGGGGGTGACCACGACCTTCGTAGATCCGGACGAGACCTGCGCCTGGGAGTCGGCGATGCGGGACAACACCCGCATTCTCTTCCTGGAGACCCCGACCAACCCCGTGATGCGCGTCTTCGATCCGCGCATCCCGGTGCGCCTCGCGCGCCAGGCCGGAGCGGTGACCATGATGGACGCCACCTTCGCCTCGCCCGTCAACCTGAGGCCGGCCCGCCTCGGCGTAGACGTGGTGATCCACAGCGCGACCAAGTATCTCGGCGGCCATTCCGACCTGATCGCGGGCGTCGTCTCCGGCAGCCGCGAGCTGGTCGAGCGCGTGCAGCGCATGCTGGTGCTCTACGGCCCGGCGCTGGACCCGCACGCGGCCTGGCTGCTGGAGCGCGGGATCAAGACGCTGTCGGTGCGCATGGCGCGCCACAACCGGAGCGGCCTGGAGCTCGCAGCCTGGCTGGAGGGCCGGCCCGGGGTCTCGCGCGTCTCCTACCCCGGGCTCGCCAGTCACCCCGACCGCGCTCTCGCGGGCGAGCTTCTGGACGGTTTCGGCGGCATGGTGGGTTTCGTGCTGGAGAGCGGCGGCGCGGGCGCGGACGCATTCTGCCGCAGTCTGGAGGTGGCCAGGGTCGCGCCCAGCCTGGGCGGCGTCGAGACCCTGGTGTCGCAGCCGCGCTTCACGTCTCACATCGGCCTGACACCGGAGGAGAGGACGCAGGCGGGCATTCCCGACGGGTTCGTTCGTGTCTCGGTGGGGCTCGAAGAGGTCCGGGACCTGCAGCGCGACTTCAGCCGGGCTCTGGAGGCGTCGCGCTGA
- a CDS encoding carbohydrate kinase family protein — protein sequence MTDPGSRRGSPRSGARRPRLGVVGTLVWDTIHLRDGRGDPVEEWGGVSYALEALAASLPAHWRIVPILKVGRDLAEPALRFLGEIPRVNPHRAVRIVPEPNNRVELRYQDDERRCERLSGGVPAWSWEEFRPLAGDCDALYVNFISGFEMELGTAQMLREAFEGPIYADLHSLFLGIGRHGEREPRRLPLWDSWLRCFDAVQMNEDEYALLGRDAGDPWRLAAHVVGPDLKLVTVTMGPRGAAYVAAPDFSPDTSTWHAMRGQVATVAPATTRQIDIPGGPREGDVTGCGDVWGATFFARLLEGDRIERAIVTANSMAARNVEHRGARGLHLHLKGRIARR from the coding sequence GTGACTGACCCGGGCTCCCGCCGGGGATCGCCCCGTTCCGGGGCACGACGCCCCCGCCTCGGCGTGGTCGGCACGCTGGTGTGGGACACCATCCATCTGCGCGACGGACGCGGTGATCCCGTGGAGGAATGGGGCGGGGTGAGCTACGCCCTCGAAGCGCTGGCCGCGTCGCTGCCGGCGCACTGGCGCATCGTGCCGATCCTCAAGGTGGGCCGGGACCTGGCCGAGCCCGCGCTCCGGTTCCTGGGCGAGATCCCCCGCGTGAACCCGCATCGCGCCGTCCGCATCGTCCCGGAACCCAACAACCGCGTGGAGCTGCGCTACCAGGACGACGAGCGGCGCTGCGAGCGTCTGTCCGGAGGGGTGCCCGCCTGGAGCTGGGAAGAGTTCCGGCCTCTCGCCGGCGACTGCGACGCCCTCTACGTCAACTTCATCTCGGGATTCGAGATGGAGCTGGGCACCGCACAGATGCTGCGCGAAGCGTTCGAGGGCCCGATCTACGCCGACCTCCATTCCCTCTTCCTGGGCATCGGGCGCCACGGCGAACGCGAGCCGCGCCGGCTGCCGCTGTGGGACTCCTGGCTGCGCTGCTTCGACGCGGTGCAGATGAACGAGGACGAGTATGCGCTGCTGGGCCGGGACGCCGGAGATCCATGGCGGCTGGCGGCGCACGTGGTGGGGCCGGACCTGAAGCTGGTCACGGTCACGATGGGTCCGCGCGGGGCGGCGTATGTCGCAGCGCCGGATTTCTCGCCCGACACCTCGACCTGGCATGCGATGCGCGGACAGGTGGCCACCGTGGCCCCGGCCACCACCCGGCAGATCGACATCCCCGGAGGCCCGCGCGAAGGCGACGTGACTGGCTGCGGGGACGTATGGGGCGCTACCTTCTTCGCTCGCCTGCTGGAGGGCGACCGCATCGAGCGTGCGATCGTCACCGCCAACTCCATGGCCGCCCGAAACGTCGAACATCGCGGTGCGCGCGGGCTGCACCTCCACCTGAAGGGGCGGATCGCCCGCCGATGA